The sequence below is a genomic window from Rudanella lutea DSM 19387.
AGCCGCCGACTCCCTTGAGTTGGCGGCTTTTTTAATGAATAATGATTGATGAATAATGCTCAGCGGCAACTAATTCTGTTTTCATTATTCATTAACCATTTTACACTATCCATTTTACACCCCAAACGCTTCTTTGATTTTATCAACAAAATCGAGCTTCTCCCAGGTGAAGAGTTCAACCTCAACCTGCTTGGTGGAGCCGTTGGAGCCGAATGTTTTGGTAACCACTTCGTTTTTGCGACCCATGTGGCCGTAAGCAGCCGTTTCCGAATAAATCGGGTTGCGGAGTTTCAGGCGTTGCTCAATCGCGTAGGGACGCATGTCGAAGATCGACTCAATCTGGCGGGCAATCTCGCCGTCGGTCATATCGACTTTGGCCGTGCCGTACGTGTTCACGTATAAGCCGCAGGGTTTGGCCACCCCGATAGCGTACGACACCTGAACCAGTACCTGATCGCACAGACCCGCTGCCACCATGTTTTTGGCAATGTGACGCGTGGCATATGCTGCCGAACGGTCAACTTTCGAGGGGTCTTTGCCTGAGAAAGCACCACCGCCGTGTGCGCCTTTGCCGCCGTAGGTATCTACGATGATCTTACGGCCCGTCAGGCCGGTATCGCCGTGGGGGCCACCAATCACAAACTTACCCGTGGGGTTGATGTAATAGGTGATATCGCCCGTAAACAAAGCCTGAAGTTCGGGCTTCAGCTTGGCCTTCACCCGCGGAATCACGATGTTGATGATGTCTTCCCGGATTTTGGCCAGCATCGCTTCGTCAGAGTCGAAATCGTCGTGCTGCGTTGAAACCACGATGGTGTCGATCCGAACGGGCCGGTCGTCGTCTGAGTACTCAATCGTCACCTGCGACTTGGCGTCGGGGCGGAGGTACGGAATCAGATCCGCGTGGTTGTTCCGAATATCCGACAGCTCCTGCAGAATTTTGTGCGAGAGGTCGAGCGGTAGCGGCATGAAGTTTTCGGTCTCGTTGGTGGCGTAGCCAAACATCATACCCTGATCACCGGCACCCTGCGCATTGGCTTTGGTCTCGAAATCGTCATTAGCTACAGCCCGATCAACCCCCTGATTAATGTCGGCCGACTGATCGTGCAGGGCGGAGAAAATACCGCACGAGTTTGCCTCAAACATGTATTCGCTCTTGGTGTAGCCGATTCGGCGGATCACCTCGCGGGTAATTTTCTGAACGTCGAGGTAGGTTTCGGTTTTGATCTCACCGGCCAGCACTACCTGACCTGTGGTTACGAGGGTCTCGCAAGCCACCTTACTCGACGGATCGTAGGCAAGGAAATTATCAATCAGCGCGTCCGAGATCTGATCGGCGACTTTATCGGGGTGTCCTTCCGAAACGGATTCGGAGGTAAACAGATACGGCATATTGTCGGTCTGAACGTAGTTTTAAAGCACAAAAGTAAGAGTTTAGCGTTCAAAAACCGTACCGTACTGGCGAGTTGCCCGTTTCAGGAGACGTTAGCTCAGTAACTTCCGGCGCAATACGTCAAACAGAGCTACCGTAAAGGGGCCTTTCGGCATCGACCACATTACCCGTAGGTCTTCGCCAAAGCTGGTGTCTTCGTCCAGAAACTTAAAAACCTGCGCCGGGCTGTTGTGCTCGTACAGTAGCGTAAACATATCGTCGGCGGGGTAGCGGTGCTTCTGAAGTACATTCAGAAAAATGCTGTCGTAGAGCTTGAAGC
It includes:
- the metK gene encoding methionine adenosyltransferase, producing MPYLFTSESVSEGHPDKVADQISDALIDNFLAYDPSSKVACETLVTTGQVVLAGEIKTETYLDVQKITREVIRRIGYTKSEYMFEANSCGIFSALHDQSADINQGVDRAVANDDFETKANAQGAGDQGMMFGYATNETENFMPLPLDLSHKILQELSDIRNNHADLIPYLRPDAKSQVTIEYSDDDRPVRIDTIVVSTQHDDFDSDEAMLAKIREDIINIVIPRVKAKLKPELQALFTGDITYYINPTGKFVIGGPHGDTGLTGRKIIVDTYGGKGAHGGGAFSGKDPSKVDRSAAYATRHIAKNMVAAGLCDQVLVQVSYAIGVAKPCGLYVNTYGTAKVDMTDGEIARQIESIFDMRPYAIEQRLKLRNPIYSETAAYGHMGRKNEVVTKTFGSNGSTKQVEVELFTWEKLDFVDKIKEAFGV